Proteins encoded within one genomic window of Camelina sativa cultivar DH55 chromosome 19, Cs, whole genome shotgun sequence:
- the LOC104765499 gene encoding putative F-box protein At3g16590: protein MPKKLPAELEDEILYRVPPLSLARFRTVCKQWNTLYNDKRFINNHLACVRPQFILRTENSKIYSIGINLDDSLEVRELNLETHDQGPDKKLKLYRNMFYCDGFLLCPALPREVAIWNPWLRERQTKWIEPKRNRFNLYGLGYDNGRPDKEYKILGLSYGFSQEMDDGSDTKIDPRVSIYEFATNAWKDCKFGLLDWHVRSPRTVLSLNGTLYWIAKRFESGDTFIQSFDFSSERFKPFCFLPCKNDFGDTQILEVFRGDRISVLEQCKTTKKVKIWVTKNMITGDMKEIVSWRLLMTVSIPDFPRLQNHTRCNSQPSYYVDNNDDKRLIVCTCDEIGKPCVYIVKGDRFKKIQMGFEVDPWPFHLVYVPSLVPIPLVQEQRE, encoded by the coding sequence atgCCGAAGAAGCTTCCAGCGGAGTTGGAGGATGAGATACTTTATCGTGTTCCACCTCTATCTCTCGCTCGATTCAGAACCGTTTGCAAACAATGGAACACACTCTACAACGACAAGAGATTCATCAACAATCACTTGGCCTGCGTCCGTCCTCAATTCATCTTACGGACCGAGAATTCCAAGATTTATTCAATAGGCATCAATCTCGATGATTCCTTAGAGGTGCGTGAGCTAAACCTAGAAACTCATGATCAGGGTCCTGATAAGAAACTTAAGTTGTATCGAAACATGTTTTATTGCGACGGGTTTTTGTTATGCCCTGCTTTGCCTCGCGAGGTTGCGATCTGGAATCCATGGTTGAGAGAACGACAAACTAAATGGATCGAGCCGAAGAGGAATAGATTCAATTTATATGGACTAGGTTATGATAACGGTAGACCTGATAAGGAATACAAGATATTAGGGTTAAGTTATGGTTTCAGTCAAGAGATGGACGACGGCAGTGACACCAAAATTGACCCGAGGGTTTCAATCTACGAGTTTGCAACCAATGCGTGGAAAGATTGTAAGTTTGGTTTACTTGACTGGCACGTAAGGTCTCCACGGACTGTTTTATCTTTGAATGGAACTCTGTATTGGATTGCTAAGAGGTTTGAGAGTGGTGATACTTTTATccaaagctttgatttttcaAGCGAGAGATTCAAGCCATTTTGTTTTTTGCCGTGTAAGAACGATTTCGGAGATACTCAAATCCTTGAGGTTTTTAGGGGAGATCGGATTTCTGTGTTGGAACAATGCAAGACAACAAAGAAGGTCAAGATTTGGGTGACCAAGAACATGATTACTGGAGATATGAAGGAGATTGTGTCGTGGAGACTGTTAATGACGGTGTCGATACCAGACTTCCCGAGATTACAAAACCATACACGCTGTAATTCTCAGCCGAGTTACTACGTCGATAACAATGATGACAAGAGGCTCATTGTGTGTACTTGTGATGAAATTGGTAAGCCTTGCGTCTATATAGTGAAGGGAGATAGGTTCAAGAAGATTCAAATGGGTTTTGAGGTTGATCCTTGGCCTTTTCACCTTGTCTATGTTCCTAGTTTGGTTCCCATTCCTTTAGTTCAAGAGCAACGAGAATGA